Proteins found in one Venturia canescens isolate UGA chromosome 6, ASM1945775v1, whole genome shotgun sequence genomic segment:
- the LOC122412840 gene encoding flexible cuticle protein 12-like isoform X1, producing MQRHRERLVSIIAFAALVAVALAAPQQHPSEVHVVKEQPHDNIGVGGYSYSYELSNGEAKQESGQLINAGSENEAVVVSGSFSYVDPATNQRYTVTYTADENGFHPVGDHIPA from the exons ATGCAACGACATCGCGAACGGCTTGTTTCG atcaTTGCATTCGCCGCCCTCGTGGCCGTAGCTCTCGCAGCTCCCCAACAACACCCATCGGAGGTCCATGTCGTCAAGGAACAACCCCACGACAACATCGGAGTCGGTGGTTACAGCTACAGTTACGAATTGTCGAACGGTGAAGCCAAGCAAGAATCGGGTCAGTTGATAAACGCTGGATCGGAGAATGAGGCCGTCGTTGTATCGGGTAGCTTCTCGTACGTGGACCCCGCAACCAACCAGAGATACACCGTCACTTACACCGCTGATGAGAACGGTTTCCACCCAGTCGGTGACCACATCCCTGCCTAA
- the LOC122412841 gene encoding flexible cuticle protein 12-like — protein sequence MKMIIAFAALVAVALAAPQQNPSEVYVVKEQPHDNIGVGGYSYSYELSNGEAKQESGQLINAGSENEAVVVSGSFSYVDPATNQKYTVTYTADENGFHPVGDHIPA from the exons ATGAAGATG ATCATTGCATTCGCCGCCCTCGTGGCCGTAGCTCTCGCAGCTCCCCAACAAAACCCATCAGAGGTCTATGTCGTCAAGGAACAACCCCACGACAACATCGGAGTCGGTGGTTACAGCTACAGTTACGAATTGTCGAACGGTGAAGCCAAGCAAGAATCGGGTCAGTTGATAAACGCCGGATCTGAGAATGAGGCCGTCGTTGTATCGGGAAGCTTCTCGTACGTGGACCCCGCAACCAACCAGAAATACACCGTTACTTACACCGCTGATGAGAACGGTTTCCACCCAGTCGGTGACCACATCCCTGCCTAA
- the LOC122412840 gene encoding flexible cuticle protein 12-like isoform X2: MKMIIAFAALVAVALAAPQQHPSEVHVVKEQPHDNIGVGGYSYSYELSNGEAKQESGQLINAGSENEAVVVSGSFSYVDPATNQRYTVTYTADENGFHPVGDHIPA; the protein is encoded by the exons ATGAAAATG atcaTTGCATTCGCCGCCCTCGTGGCCGTAGCTCTCGCAGCTCCCCAACAACACCCATCGGAGGTCCATGTCGTCAAGGAACAACCCCACGACAACATCGGAGTCGGTGGTTACAGCTACAGTTACGAATTGTCGAACGGTGAAGCCAAGCAAGAATCGGGTCAGTTGATAAACGCTGGATCGGAGAATGAGGCCGTCGTTGTATCGGGTAGCTTCTCGTACGTGGACCCCGCAACCAACCAGAGATACACCGTCACTTACACCGCTGATGAGAACGGTTTCCACCCAGTCGGTGACCACATCCCTGCCTAA
- the LOC122412842 gene encoding flexible cuticle protein 12-like yields the protein MKMIIAFAALVAVALAAPQQHPSEVHVVKEQLHDNIGVGGYSYNYELSNGEAKQESGQLINAGSENEAIVVSGSFSYVDPATNQRYTVTYTADENGFHPVGDHIPA from the exons ATGAAGATG ATCATTGCATTCGCTGCCCTCGTGGCCGTAGCTCTCGCAGCTCCCCAACAACACCCATCGGAGGTCCATGTCGTCAAGGAACAACTCCACGACAACATCGGAGTCGGTGGTTACAGCTACAATTACGAATTGTCGAATGGTGAAGCCAAGCAAGAATCGGGTCAGTTGATAAACGCCGGATCTGAGAATGAGGCCATCGTTGTATCGGGAAGCTTCTCGTACGTGGACCCCGCAACCAACCAGAGATACACCGTCACTTACACCGCTGATGAGAACGGTTTCCATCCAGTCGGTGATCACATCCCTGCCTAA
- the LOC122412839 gene encoding uncharacterized protein: MKLFLVPKIMKQGKLQERKKGKTYQWKWVFPAHKSQKKTPTSSIRMQSQISRGKESIFGTSRREKTGEEETDTTVHSNIEKMNCKSIPDLRTPEEISPSVTTSTFTPQSKGKHENSLIGINPIDTSSPNHRRLDLNNSQKAKNINTQSQLNQSKVPNVEKI, from the exons atgaaattatttttggttcccaaaataatgaaacaaggaaaattgcaggaaagaaaaaaaggaaaaacgtaCCAATGGAAATGGGTCTTCCCAGCCCACAAAAGTCAAAAGAAAACTCCAACATCGAGCATTCGGATGCAGAGCCAGATCtcaagaggaaaagagagtaTCTTCGGAACttcgaggagagaaaaaacag GCGAAGAAGAAACAGATACTACAGTCCActcgaatattgaaaaaatgaactgcAAATCCATCCCAGATCTGAGGACTCCTGAGGAAATTTCTCCAAGTGTTACCACGTCCACGTTCACCCCTCAATCCAAAGGGAAACACGAAAACTCCTTAATTGGTATTAACCCCATTGACACGTCAAGCCCCAATCACCGCCGACTTGATCTTAATAATTCCCAGAAAgctaaaaatataaacacCCAGTCACAATTAAATCAAAGTAAAGTACCTaatgtagaaaaaatataa